A genome region from Solanum pennellii chromosome 12, SPENNV200 includes the following:
- the LOC107005427 gene encoding HIPL1 protein-like translates to MNKLLSSFICLLLYNFISPSYSLPLCTDLRAPVIPKKSLVFCPYNGRVCCDSSKDVQLHKAFEGMKISDTSCSSAVKSILCSTCDQFAAELFKVKSGPRPVPVLCNSTVASASSFCSSVWDSCQNIPITNSPFAPSLLTKAGVTKNANSSLLTDFWQSKADFCEAFGGNSDKGSLCFNGEQVSLKKNEPLQTPNGMCFEKIADGAYLNMVPHPDGSNRAFFSNQAGKIWLATIPDQDSGESMGLDESSPFADLTDEVYLDARYGMMGMAFHPNFAKNGRFFASYNCDKAKSPSCAGRCACNSDVGCDPSKIKPEDNKQPCQYHSVVSEFSANGTASNPSLAEKVKPSEVRRIFTMGLPFTANHGGQILFGPEDGYLYFMMGDGGSKGDSFNFAQNKKSLLGKIMRVDIDNIPSQKEISDLGHWGNYSVPRDNPYSQDKDLQPEIWALGLRDPWRCSFDSERPTYFICADVGQDQYEEVDIITKGGNYGWSMYEGPLRFKNASADDFVDPIFPVLGYTHSEVNKEVGSAAISGGYVYRSKTDPCIYGSYLYGDLYAKNFWAAQENPYNSGNFTARSIRFSCAHDSPLNCSSVPNSPLPALGYIFSFGQDNRKDTYILTSTGVYRVVRPSRCKYTCSMETARTAETPRPSAPSDGHIAKADFCSVLLLYCLLFFTIFIL, encoded by the exons ATGAATAAGTTGCTCTCCTCATTCATTTGTCTCCTTCTGTATAACTTCATCTCTCCATCTTATTCACTCCCTCTATGCACAGATTTGA GAGCACCTGTTATTCCTAAAAAGTCTTTGGTTTTTTGTCCATATAATGGAAGAGTATGTTGTGACTCTTCCAAAGATGTCCAATTGCACAAGGCTTTTGAGGGTATGAAAATATCTGATACTTCATGTAGTTCTGCTGTCAAATCAATACTTTGCTCA ACATGTGATCAGTTTGCAGCAGAGTTGTTTAAGGTAAAATCAGGGCCAAGACCAGTTCCTGTTCTTTGCAATTCAACTGTTGCATCAGCAAGCAGCTTTTGTTCATCTGTTTGGGATTCTTGCCAAAACATACCAATAACAAATTCTCCTTTTGCACCATCATTGCTAACCAAAGCAGGAGTAACCAAAAACGCAAACTCCTCCTTGTTAACAGACTTCTGGCAATCGAAAGCAGATTTCTGCGAAGCATTTGGAGGAAACTCTGATAAAGGTTCATTATGTTTCAATGGAGAACAAGTTTCACTAAAGAAAAACGAACCTTTACAGACTCCGAATGGAATGTGTTTTGAGAAGATTGCTGATGGAGCTTACCTCAACATGGTCCCTCATCCTGATGGATCGAACCGAGCATTCTTCTCCAATCAGGCTGGAAAAATTTGGTTAGCAACAATACCAGATCAAGATTCAGGAGAAAGCATGGGGCTTGATGAATCAAGTCCATTTGCTGATTTGACAGATGAGGTTTATTTAGATGCAAGATATGGAATGATGGGGATGGCTTTTCATCCAAACTTCGCAAAGAATGGCAGGTTTTTTGCATCATATAACTGTGACAAAGCTAAGTCCCCTAGCTGTGCTGGAAGATGTGCTTGTAATTCAGATGTTGGTTGTGATCCTTCTAAGATAAAACCAGAGGATAATAAGCAGCCATGCCAATACCATTCTGTTGTTTCAGAATTCAGTGCTAATGGGACTGCATCAAATCCATCACTG GCAGAGAAGGTGAAACCATCAGAAGTGAGGAGAATATTTACAATGGGGCTTCCATTCACAGCTAATCATGGAGGACAAATACTCTTTGGCCCTGAAGATGGATATCTCTACTTTATGATGGGAGATGGTGGAAGCAAGGGTgattctttcaattttgctCAAAATAAGAAGTCATTACTTGGAAAAATAATGAGGGTTGATATTGATAACATACCAA GTCAAAAAGAGATATCAGACCTTGGACATTGGGGTAACTATTCAGTTCCTCGAGATAATCCTTATTCACAAGATAAAGATTTGCAGCCAGAAATTTGGGCGCTTGGACTGAGAGATCCTTGGCGCTGTAGCTTTGATTCAGAAAGGCCTACATACTTCATCTGTGCGGATGTTGGACAG GATCAATATGAAGAAGTTGACATCATCACGAAAGGGGGAAACTATGGATGGAGCATGTATGAAGGTCCTTTACGCTTTAAAAATGCTTCAGCTGATGATTTTGTTGATCCCATCTTCCCAGTGTTAGGATACACCCATTCTGaagtaaataaagaagttgGATCTGCAGCCATATCAGGTGGCTATGTTTATCGCTCCAAGACTGATCCCTGCATATATGGAAG TTACCTCTATGGAGATTTGTATGCTAAGAACTTCTGGGCAGCTCAAGAAAATCCGTATAACAGTGGGAACTTTACAGCAAGAAGCATTCGTTTCAGTTGTGCTCATGATTCACCTCTTAATTGCAGCTCAGTTCCGAATAGTCCATTGCCTGCTTTAGGTTACATATTCTCATTTGGACAGGATAACAGAAaggatacatatattttaacaagCACCGGTGTATACAGAGTGGTTCGTCCAAGTCGCTGTAAGTACACTTGCTCGATGGAGACAGCAAGGACTGCTGAGACACCACGTCCTTCTGCACCTTCAGATGGTCACATTGCTAAAGCAGATTTTTGCTCGGTCCTTCTTCTGTACTGTCTGCTGTTTTTTACTATCTTCATCCTGTAA